CGcattgtatttaagttttttgcacAAATAACAGCTCCATCACTTTCGTTTGCGAAATTAAGGAAAGATGAAACACAAGTATTTGGACAAATACACTCATGTGCGTTGCAGGTATAGCAAGTAGCAGAAGTAGATAGCCAGATAATCGCTAAAAAATTATACGGATACGGACAGTGCACAGCTCTAGGTATCCTATTTCCAGgatcatgttttatttttgaatttggaatcttGTTACTGAACAATATTTTGTACACAGGGCCTCACCAGTCACCAGGCTATATTTAAGAAAACAACTGCTGTGCAGGTCGTTTATCCCAATACATTGTTAATTCCGTTCTTTCTATACGAAGTTGAACTTTATTCAAGAgaagttaagtaggtacatgtTGTAGGTTCGTGGATGCGCATGTACTGTACGTGCGagtcgaatttattttgtaagcaGGCTTGCCGCGCTGTTGTCGAACTTGAACTTCCTTTCGAGGTTTTTGTAATGTTTCGTACTTGGACCAGGAATTTAGTAGGGCTTTGAGGTTAATATTGGAAAAAAAGTTTGAAGTATGATCAATTTAATTATCTTTAATAGCATGTGGTTGCATACAATTGACAGTGTAGGTGATAAAGTTGAGGTCTTGTAATAAATTTGTTAATCGTTCAAAATGTCTTTCACTGTATGGTAATGCTCCTTCAATAAAGCTAGCCAGGGCTGGCATTTTCAAATTTCCTGATATTATCTCTGGGGCTAAAATGTTAAAGACCAACTGGGCTGCATGGCAGGTCTTGTTGTTAGTATTCCACTCAGATGCAAATCTCAACAAAGTCTCTTTCTGGGTGTGGTTGATTTCCTTCAGTGTCTCATAAAGTTTGTCATTTCCTGCCTTCAAAACCTCATTTACAATTTTTAAGACTTGGAAAGGTCTTTCCATTCTTAATGCTAATTTCAAAGCCTTTATGAGCTTTTTGTCATGGAGTAGATTTGCCAACTCCTGTTCTTGCAAAATCATTtcttctctctctttagccATCTTTTCTCTTCTTTCTAAAGTAACATCAaggaatttaattaatttagaatcTGAGCCACCAGTTACAATTGTTGACTCATCCTTACTGAGAGCCATGGCCCAAATTTTGCCATCATGTATATCAGAGGACATCTTACATTCTGAAGATTTAATATTCCACAATTTCAAGAGACCATCTGCTCCACTAGATATTATCTGTTGACCTTTAGACAAAAACTCTATTTTAAGGACAGAGCTTTCATGGCCTTCAAATGATTTTAAGCAACTCAAATCTGCTATAGACCACAGTTTTACAGTAGCATCAGCTGATGATGTGAGCACAACTTGGTCCACAGGAGAGAATCTGGTGCACCACACTCCTCTCCTGTGACCCTTCAACACTCCCAATAGACTTAAATCATTGGTCCAAAGTTTAGCAGTTTTGTCTTGTGAACCTGTAGCAATCATTTTATCATTTGGTGAAACTGTGATACAGTTGATATCCATTTGATGAGCCAGCTCAGTGTGGCTTGACTTAAGTTTATGTCCTGCAGACTCTATGTCTTTGGGCACTGTCCAAACCTTCAGGCAATTATCTTGACCAACTGaggtaaaaaaatcatttgaaattTGAGATGTGAACACAGATCCTACAGATGCTGTGTGCCTTGCTCCAACTCCTAGACATATGATTTCATTGTTGTCGCTCTGGAGCCAAATTCTAACAGCATTGTCTTTCCCTGATGATACAAACATTTCAGGTTTGGTTGGGAATTTAGCTAATGCTAAAACTATGTCTGTGTGCCCTTTTACAATTTGGCAGTTCATTGATTCTAAATCATAATATTTTAGATCAGGACTGTTTGTAGCGACAACTAGGTGCCCCTCATTTTTCCCAATCAATATCACATCCAATATTTCATCAG
This genomic interval from Cydia strobilella chromosome 9, ilCydStro3.1, whole genome shotgun sequence contains the following:
- the LOC134744157 gene encoding transducin beta-like protein 3, with protein sequence MSLLLKEVYEKNAEYTAFYTGGDISWTIDGSHLLCLCSDAIQVIDVNTCSQVLVIGESNEETEGDPIYSFKLSHNNEVVVTAHKSGLMKLWDRHTGKQMKMWRSGHKGPVARLAFDSTDSSISSGGSDGNIRVWDLDHHTCTSSLRGAMGVFSVLEYHPDTSKQLIIGAADDTKIRSWNSKTGKEHVVYSGHFSKITSLQFTPDGQHMVSAGRDRVLILWNLDESKALRTVPVYESIEAMVLLPPSFKVPNFKKKLETEGIYIACAGEKGIVKVWNVQTSRIMYEQTNSLVSPAQEEGGLAITHLLFNQARNMLSVVTVDHNIILHELETFDCMKQLVGFTDEILDVILIGKNEGHLVVATNSPDLKYYDLESMNCQIVKGHTDIVLALAKFPTKPEMFVSSGKDNAVRIWLQSDNNEIICLGVGARHTASVGSVFTSQISNDFFTSVGQDNCLKVWTVPKDIESAGHKLKSSHTELAHQMDINCITVSPNDKMIATGSQDKTAKLWTNDLSLLGVLKGHRRGVWCTRFSPVDQVVLTSSADATVKLWSIADLSCLKSFEGHESSVLKIEFLSKGQQIISSGADGLLKLWNIKSSECKMSSDIHDGKIWAMALSKDESTIVTGGSDSKLIKFLDVTLERREKMAKEREEMILQEQELANLLHDKKLIKALKLALRMERPFQVLKIVNEVLKAGNDKLYETLKEINHTQKETLLRFASEWNTNNKTCHAAQLVFNILAPEIISGNLKMPALASFIEGALPYSERHFERLTNLLQDLNFITYTVNCMQPHAIKDN